A DNA window from Camelina sativa cultivar DH55 chromosome 13, Cs, whole genome shotgun sequence contains the following coding sequences:
- the LOC104738515 gene encoding BRCT domain-containing protein At4g02110-like, whose translation MQESGFNPKTFLGVRFALVGFNPTHGNSLRSKLVSGGGVDVGQCSQSCTHLIVDKLVYDDPICVAARSSGKVVVTGSWVGHSFDTGMLVHANSVLYKPLRDLNGVPGSKTLVVCLTGYQGQDREDIMAMVDLMGGNFSKPLVANRVTHLICYKFEGEKYELAKRMKKIKVVNHRWLEDCLKNWKLLPEVEYEIRYISISISCISGRLELLFYTVGVSCFY comes from the exons atgcagGAATCGGGTTTTAATCCGAAGACGTTTTTGGGTGTTCGATTCGCTCTCGTTGGATTCAATCCCACCCATGGGAACTCG TTACGGTCCAAGCTTGTGAGTGGTGGTGGCGTTGATGTTGGCCAATGCTCTCAATCCTGTACTCACCTCATCGTAGATAAGCTTGTTTAT GATGATCCGATTTGCGTAGCTGCTCGAAGCAGCGGGAAGGTGGTTGTCACAGGGTCATGGGTTGGTCACAGCTTCGACACTGGAATGCTTGTTCATGCCAATTCGGTTTTGTATAAGCCTCTTAGAGATTTGAATGGGGTTCCAGGTTCCAAAACCTTAGTTGTGTGCTTGACCGGGTACCAAGGTCAAGATAGAGAAGACATTATG GCAATGGTTGATTTGATGGGTGGGAACTTCTCTAAGCCCTTGGTTGCAAACCGAGTCACCCATCTTATATGCTACAAGTTTGAGG GAGAAAAGTATGAGCTAGCCAAGCGGATGAAGAAGATTAAAGTAGTGAACCACCGGTGGTTAGAGGACTG CTTAAAGAATTGGAAGCTCCTTCCTGAGGTTGAGTACGAGATAAGGTATATATCCATCTCTATCTCTTGTATTAGTGGACGCCTGGAATTGCTTTTCTATACAGTTGGTGTAAGCTGCTTCTATTGA